A window of Formosa sp. Hel1_31_208 contains these coding sequences:
- a CDS encoding ABC transporter permease has translation MNYILNKTFYAFLTLFGVVTVIFFLFNVLPGDPAQMMLGQNEDSEQVAIVKAKYGFDKPMSTQYLYYLNDLSPLSFHSENSKDYTFLSDGKYSASKLFTIGNSTTVIKFPYLRESFTKQGKKVSQVIGETLPNTFVLAVSAIVIAIILGIIFGIISALFKDHWIDKTIQIFSTLGMSVPSFFSAILFAWFFGFVLHKYTNLEMTGSLYELDDFGEKVNIKWKNLLLPAVVLGIRPLAVVIQLMRNSLLEVFNQDYIRTARAKGLSEFQIIKRHAVKNALNPVVTAISGWFASMLAGAVFVEYIFGWNGLGKEIVNALNTLDLPVIMGSVLVIALLFIIINIFVDIIYGWLDPKVKLE, from the coding sequence ATCAATTATATTCTAAATAAGACATTTTACGCCTTTCTCACCTTATTTGGTGTAGTCACCGTCATTTTCTTCTTATTTAATGTCCTTCCTGGAGACCCTGCCCAAATGATGTTAGGACAAAATGAAGATAGTGAGCAAGTAGCTATCGTTAAAGCTAAATATGGTTTTGATAAACCAATGTCAACTCAATATCTTTATTATCTCAATGATTTATCGCCATTATCTTTTCATTCTGAAAATTCTAAAGATTACACTTTTTTAAGTGACGGAAAATATAGCGCATCAAAATTGTTCACCATAGGAAATTCGACGACCGTCATTAAATTTCCGTATTTGAGAGAGTCTTTTACAAAACAAGGTAAAAAAGTCTCACAAGTTATTGGTGAGACCTTACCCAATACATTCGTATTGGCTGTTTCAGCCATAGTTATTGCAATTATATTAGGGATTATTTTCGGGATTATTTCGGCATTATTTAAGGATCATTGGATTGATAAGACCATTCAAATTTTTAGTACCTTAGGAATGAGTGTACCTTCATTCTTTAGTGCGATACTGTTTGCTTGGTTTTTCGGATTTGTATTGCACAAATACACTAATTTGGAAATGACAGGTAGTTTGTATGAACTCGACGATTTTGGAGAAAAAGTGAATATTAAATGGAAGAACCTTTTACTGCCTGCCGTAGTTTTAGGGATTCGTCCGCTGGCTGTAGTTATTCAGCTCATGCGTAATTCGTTACTTGAAGTGTTTAATCAAGATTATATAAGAACTGCTAGAGCAAAAGGTCTAAGCGAATTTCAGATTATCAAACGACATGCTGTAAAAAACGCACTGAATCCAGTTGTGACAGCAATTTCAGGATGGTTTGCTTCAATGTTAGCCGGTGCAGTGTTTGTGGAGTATATCTTTGGTTGGAATGGCCTTGGAAAAGAAATAGTAAATGCCTTAAACACACTCGATTTACCAGTCATTATGGGATCCGTTTTAGTCATAGCGCTTTTGTTTATTATCATAAATATCTTCGTTGATATCATCTATGGTTGGTTGGATCCTAAAGTAAAATTAGAATAG
- a CDS encoding TlpA disulfide reductase family protein, producing MNKFLALIIVMVCFINCEAQPDPTSFSDAALNGVFVDSKGDAHSLQSVLETHQGKTILIDVWASWCRDCIVSLPDLNAVQNEYADVVFVFLSIDKTEKSWKKGIRKYHIKGEHYFMSDGWDSAFSEFVDLDWVPRYMVIDKEGHIALFRAVKITDPKIKEHLN from the coding sequence ATGAACAAGTTCTTAGCCTTAATTATTGTCATGGTGTGCTTTATCAACTGTGAAGCACAACCCGATCCAACATCCTTTTCTGATGCTGCGCTTAATGGTGTATTTGTAGATAGTAAAGGGGATGCTCATAGTTTACAATCCGTACTGGAAACTCATCAAGGTAAGACTATTTTAATTGATGTTTGGGCAAGTTGGTGTCGTGATTGTATTGTAAGTTTGCCAGATCTTAATGCTGTACAAAACGAATATGCTGATGTAGTTTTCGTGTTTTTGTCGATAGATAAAACCGAAAAGAGCTGGAAAAAAGGAATTAGAAAATATCATATCAAAGGAGAGCATTATTTCATGTCGGATGGCTGGGATAGTGCTTTTAGCGAGTTTGTAGACCTCGATTGGGTACCGCGTTATATGGTTATAGATAAAGAAGGTCATATCGCTTTGTTTAGAGCTGTAAAAATTACAGATCCAAAAATTAAAGAACATTTAAATTAA